In Mytilus trossulus isolate FHL-02 chromosome 10, PNRI_Mtr1.1.1.hap1, whole genome shotgun sequence, the DNA window CACCATCCTACcattttttggtatatttgaCAACTTTGTGTTGATACGTTTCTGTAATGTCGGCGTCAGattttcgatatttttgtttggAAGAACTAGCATCATCTGGGCTTGTCTGTCCTTCCGTTTCTGAATTGAAAAATCACATGGATAAGAACTGACAATTATGTCTCCAAAGTTCTTTACGTTGGCAGATATTTGCTGTAAAGGCTTGTTAATCTTGAATGAAATATTGACTTGATTTGTGGAGTTACTTGTGATAATTGATTGGATAAATTGTTCTGTAcctgcaatatttttttcggTATCTTTCATGGTTACAAAAAATTGAAGTTCGGTCGCATGTTGTTTAATACTGGCGAAGTTTTCTAATACTTCAGTGATCTCTTTTCCTTCCTTCTTCAGAGTAgtaaacaattgttttattttgtgtttttcgtTTTGTTCAACCCTTATCAATTCTTCAATCATGTCATCCTGAAGCTTATCAAGGTGATGATTAACATTAATCctggtttgttttatttctgctTCGATTtctcttttcttgttttctagagatattaaattttctttccGGTTAGAACTCAGACGTTTAATATTCTTTACGACTTCCAACAGATTTTGCTCAATTTCATAAAAGGCGTTTGAAGTTTTAACGTTTTTAATCATGTCATTTATGTCTGTTAAAGCTTTACAATCGTTGTGAGATTTTGAACATTCCTTACAGCATGGACAATCATGTTTTTTACAGAACAACTCGTATTTCTCATTATGAAGTTCGCAGTTCTGGGCGATTTGGGGcggtatatttttatattcggCGATTGAGATAGTTTCATGGCTTTTTGATCCCTTGGAAAGAGCGTGATGATTCCTACATTCTTCACAAAGACCTTTGTCACATTCGGAACACCATTCTACTGAATGCTTGGTAACATGTAGATTATCACAAACACCACAGATACTCCAATTGGTGGCCATAATCCTACAATAGATTACATGTActcaaatgaatattttattatattcaaatgTTATAATGATCAGATAACGAGAAATTCGCGTGTAACTAACAGTTTGACGAATGACAACTTCCAATCGAGCAGGAAATACACATGTATTTCTATCATTTGCTTGTGCAGGACAAGCACAATTTAATAGTACAGGAAAAATGTACTTTCTGTAAAGTAGATGGATAGGATTGTCAAGCCTAAAACTTAATGTTTATCTAAAACGGCGTTAAAATAGCTTCGCAACAGGTCACCTTCAGACCATCCAATAATTGGTGATATGATTCTTTAAACTGCCCATGATATGCTCTCATTGTATTAGACTACCCGTTTCGATCGAGTGTGGTTTTGTATTAAACATCCCGCACGTATTTCCCCCTGAACACAGGTATTTTAGGCAAAAGGGAGAAGTATAGGTTTTCATATACCTATACAGTATAGTGTTATATAGATCATTATTTGCAAAACGCTTTACTTAATTTTGGAGTAAGTATCAAGTCATTGAAGCTGGTACAAAATATTGGATatgttttttaatcaaatgtttctATTTGGTATTTTGCAACAACTGTATTGCAATTAGAATATCTCGCATACTTTATTGATATAGTCCGGCGGCTTTGagaaaaattgtgcacatcctgttacaagcatgaaatttggcatagaccttccttaactattactcttttatttcagatagggaggcatttgaaaaaaatgtctcacttccggtaaaatccaaaatggcggacgtcatacttaattcagcccaatatcgaaggctagcgtgtaGAAATGTCCTgttatcatgctactatcataatatttggtacagaccttgtgttttactactttttgataaattaaatagattagatgacttcagaaaccccacttccgCTTAAAATcgtacttaaataagcttattttttagggtgggtaattgaaatgtgttttaacgtattgctactataataacaatttgtatgaacctttctttggtgcttctgaCGGAGACAATATATGaaacatatgtcttaaaaacccttacttccgaaagtatccaaaatggcggacagagaaatatcaattttttattcaaattttcaaattttttcaaaatgtaaagaaaatgattttattttgtgttggtcattaaacttttggctttaaGTTACCCCCAAAACAacttattctagcatgttgtaaatgtttagatataaagTTTACACTTCCagtaaaaatatgacgtaaatttcaaagatgagtcctcaatctatttctttgatgtagagttttggatagattgatttaaacaaacaaaaatcactataatactaaaaattatttaaaattattactatttGGCCAATAATACATGCTTATTCGCAGTCACCACCACATGCACACAAGGCAGCGCACGGGAGACCCGATTTTGCACATTAAAAATAATCACGGCATCCTTTCTTAAATCCATAATGTACAAGCTTCTGAAAAAATGATGAGGTCTCAGAAAGAGTTTTTTTAAAAGGGACCCTATTTGTCCCTTCGCAATCCATGAGTGACAAGACTAGGTAGCATAAGAGTCAACATGAAGCTTGAAAAGACTAGAACAAGTCGTGGGAATAGCCTCACTTAAAATGAGTTTTCTTTTTGTGCAAAAATTGACtttcttgcttcgttaatcATGTTAGAACTGATGAGTTTGTACAGTACAACCCCGGTGATTTAggctgatcaatcatcattctttatgttaaagtcacatcttcaaataccatcaatgtctccGACGCAgtcatttttttcccttttcaagcaaagagagaacAGTATCACAATCCGTCATAAGGTATGGGTCAGAAATAAACGTGTGTGATCACTCATTGCCTtgtgcatttgaaaggccattgatagagATTAATTTTTGCCTCCCCAAATACAATCCATAGTTCgtctgcccctatgtcacggaatagcgaaatagtattgacagcatcatcagtgactgttaatcatgactcgtttaagtgcgtgtttcactgcatcagacacatgcaccatgatttaAGTGCCAGTCTCTTTATGTTAACATGGTGCTACATTTAAAATACATCACATGGTGAAaaagatagaatatcctgagcatttgttgctacAACTACCATACTCATCAAAGACTTCATCCACTCTTGTTACAGTCtcaaggtattttattaaggtaaggacataataTCCAATCATCATACTCGTTAAGAAACACCTTGAAACTGTAACAACAGTGGATGTAGTGTTGGATGTGAACATAGAAAATACTGGTAGTTTGAAAGCTGCTAAAAGAAGCAAGGGCAACAATTAGGGAAAAGGGAATACACAGACGAACCCAGGATTAAaaagaacttttaagttttcattcacagtagcttgctcaatacaattttgagtacaaggtagttgaagcaacaaatgctcaggatgttcagtgttatccaccacttgatgatgtttcaagtttagcaccatgtttacacgaagagactgacactagaatcaagatagatgtgtctgatgcagtgaaacatagACTTAACTGAGTTATGACTCAAACAGTCGATACTGATGTCATTTCTGTtacgctattccgtgacataggggcagacAAACTTTGGTTTGCATTTGGAAGGGGGaaagtataagatatatatcaaacaatgacctttcaaatgcactaggcattaAAAGATAACACGTTTGCTGGAAAAGGAACTGCGTTGGTGACATTAAAGgagtttgaagatgtgactttagcatttagaatgatgattgaccaACCAACATCACCATATGGATTTGATGTTTAATGTCATTGAAACGATACGTGGTTTTGTTGGAAGatcgaaaaaaagaaacagattaggttaacaaggcaagaaaatatatgtttttgcaGAATTTATGAATGTGAGAAACAATACCACAGTCTTTGTAAATGTTGGAAATCAGCTCTCCGCCATTTGgaattttaccggaagtgtcacatttttttcaaatgcctccctatttgaaataaaagaggaatagttgaggaaggtctatgccaaatttcatgcttgtaacagggtgtgcacaattcgtctgaaatatgcttgtagccgccgGACTAATACTGATAGAATTCAAATagaaggttttttttgtattatttggaTAAATGTGTTATGAATGTCAAGGAGACAAATCTcaatccaagtcataatttgtaaaagtcttcaacacggagcattgacACAaaacgaacagcaagctattactaatgtaaaaccattcaaatgggaaaaccaacgttcTAGTATATATGAAAAACAGAAAGAGAAACACTTAAGAACCCTTTTAAAATCgtcaactactgaacatcaattttctgactttggacaggtgcaaacaaatgcaacaGGTCAAACGTTTCAATAAGTTCCAATCTTCACCCTATTCTAAACCATGAGTATATATCACATTCAAAGACACACTgtcaaatatcaataaaaattgctTCACTTAATCAAAATACATATTAACACAAGTGAACATAAACTTAACGCATATCTTTGATCgatgatacaatgtaaatacgAAATCATTAAAGTGAATACATAACGGCAACATCAGTGTACCGCTGTGTGatgttatacaatttaaaacaaacaataaacttgTCGCCATTTACATAGATTTCATGTGGTGTGGCTTAAAGGATCATAAGGCCGgatgtattattatttatcatatattatatatgtttataatctgtacatatttacacattttattataataaataatttacttacttacttacctttacaatattcatgatattataatgtaaatgaaaatatttttgtgataagGTATAAAGTTTAAATGGGGAATAGAAatgtttttcacaaaataaataacttgtgTGTTCAAAGTACGAAGAAGTGatcatttttcataatttcaaacacttatatagatatatagatattatAACCATGAATAAGTAACCTTTAATAcacaaaaaacattacaaaaaagtaCTGACAGATAGTTAAACTTTATACAccattttgtaaaatcaatGCATCGTGCACGAATAccaactaaaacacatccccGGGATTTATTATTTTGACGTCATGGACTGttaaagaagacatgacttgtgcaatgccaaacaTAAACTTTATGATAAAGGTATCGACAGGCAGTAGGCTAGTAAGAGGTTTACTtctttatgtaaacaaaattgcTAAAAAGGAGATTCATTCAACATGCTGGAAAGATTTTACCGGCTAAAGATAACAAATTTGACAAACCTAATATACGACGTGTTGTTCTTCTTTTCCAACATCATAAAAGGTTCCTACGAAATTTTGATGGGAACGATTTGTCTTgccatggatttttttttataggaaataTTGTCCTCCTATGGGAACACTTTTTCTTCTAAATGGAACAGTTATTTTATGTGTGGAACATGTTTTccttttgattgtttttaaatgttttattattaactAGCGGTGTTTCGTGTAAAAAAATTCCAATAATATAATTTGTTCATAACTTTTTATCTGGAATATTTATGCAATATAAAATCTGTGTATGTCCAAGCCTTTAAATAATACTTTGATTTGATTTCCGAACTTGACCATCAGCATGTTTAAAGAATTATTGCCAGAGGTACTATGAGAAGACTCTTTcgggtattcaagcgatttccggTCGGGCTCATATACTGTTATTACCCGTTATGCAGGTTAACGCTCCGCTTTACTGCTGAGCAGTGTACGCGCGTTGCATTTGGAACTTGATActtgtttttaagaaaaatctgtTATAAATTAAAGACACCATGTGTACATTACTAAACTCATACATTGTCATACGTGTAGCCTATTTTACTACtagttgtttataaaataattatttggggtaatgaataatatttaatacCAACCAAATCTGGAGTTAATCTCTACCAGGTTTTCTTTCTGCCCGAAAATGTTTGGGTTGCTCCCACTAAATTGGTGacttaaatgaaattttgaagtttttgattaaagatagagataaactataaaaagcaAAATTGTTAAGCAAAAatagatctacaaataattcaacattaccaaaatggtcaattgacccctttaggaattattgccctttaaaatcaatttttaaaggtgtttttttttctatttgtctttGAGAAGGTTCTGGATGCATTCTGCTGCATACAAGTACAGAAACAATTCAACTAGAAGATGTGCTTAATAAGTACACCTTCCAGGAAACAGTACGTCTAATCCGAAGttatgtaaaatgaaaaactgACAGAGGGCAACACAGCCATATAGTGTGTTGTTACAGCTCTGTCTCAGGATAAGGGAGTATCCAGCGCCAGCACACGTTCAATCATGCCTCATACTGcatgtgcctgtctcaagtctaGATCCTGtaataattcagtggttgttataCTTTGCTGCATatcatatttcttttctttcattgtTTTGTGCTTGAATCAAGCCGTTATTTGCtgatttgaattgtttcaatttgtcatttaAGGGCCGTTATCAGATGAATATATGGTATGGATTCGGTCATTTTTGTAGGCCGTTTACTAACCTAAGGTTGTTAACTTCTATATTATTGGATCGCTGATTGGTAGTTGTTCTAATGAGTATCATCccatatcttcttattcttGCAGGAAACAATAGGAATCATGTCAAATGGCAAGCACtaaaatgtttagttttatatagaaattgtgaCTTATCAAATTACATAATCAGGAACTATAGAAGtaatgaaagaaagaaaaaaaaagaattagagGACTTGTTTTAACAGTAATTCTTCTATTAGAGGTTTTAATAACTTCGTGGCATTAGAAAATGTTCagaatatgaaaacttgaataCATTAagctatatatatgtttcaataaatgttttaacttaCTATTAGTTAGGTGATATTTTATCCCTTCGTTTAAAATGTTACTTGAATTGCCAAAACCTGCAACAACATTTTGTTGAGAAGAAACACCAGTTTACTTCGCAGGTTTCAAAAGGCTAGTAGTTCATGTATTATTAATTAtgaccttttaaattttaaacttatataGCGATgtgaaatgtaaataaatataatgtctTTACAGCCTGTCATAATCTGTTTACGGCTTTTTAAGACCAGTGTATACATTGTAAAcgtttaattgttttacttcTATACGTCTTCTATTAagcagaaattaaaaaaagaagttttaaaaatatttaccaatAATTAAATCTATCTAATTTGATGTGACAAACGATTTTGACACGACATGCAAACgttagtatatttttttgttttagaaaaaaatttgttttgaaagagCATCTTTGATTTGACATCACTgtacttattttaaaacttaatatatGTTGTATTATCCCATAATTGTAGGTTCCCTAATTAAGGACGGTTCATGGTATTTCGATTAATATCAACTagagttatttaatttcaatataataaaaacgaCTTCGCCTTCGTAGAgattattattactatttacATTAAAAGAAGACAGTTAAACCTAATTCTCTTATGATCAACAATCTtactcagttttaaaaaaacgaATTCCGCCAATTGTTGATATTGCGTCTTTTGTACAtgcctttatgacgtcaaacGATCTTTATAATGGACATTTTGGACTTTGTGTATGCTTCAGAATATAATGATATTTGACAAAGAGAAGATCATTTAGATGGAAGagtgttttgt includes these proteins:
- the LOC134687787 gene encoding uncharacterized protein LOC134687787 — translated: MIKNVKTSNAFYEIEQNLLEVVKNIKRLSSNRKENLISLENKKREIEAEIKQTRINVNHHLDKLQDDMIEELIRVEQNEKHKIKQLFTTLKKEGKEITEVLENFASIKQHATELQFFVTMKDTEKNIAGTEQFIQSIITSNSTNQVNISFKINKPLQQISANVKNFGDIIVSSYPCDFSIQKRKDRQAQMMLVLPNKNIENLTPTLQKRINTKLSNIPKNGRMVLSCYRRDKIISHKSDGSKDFEIQTLGPTFDVVFIGDDSIAVTSGSSNQIYIIDIRRRILKESIKVNSNNGGVVCKYGHLIYCVQEKGLQMISLNDRIITKISNTKLPIFAYVTAFGDKLFYTDYTKNNVICCDYHGNTIWTFCDRSVLMSPLGISVDNDGNVYVAGHSTNNVVIISPDGHCYRQLLSSDDGLKDIRAPL